In Perognathus longimembris pacificus isolate PPM17 chromosome 23, ASM2315922v1, whole genome shotgun sequence, a single genomic region encodes these proteins:
- the Znf174 gene encoding zinc finger protein 174: MAAKMEITLSSNTQASSKQERHIITKLEDKPVPSQQKIYLDPELSRQSFRRFRYQEVSGPQEALSQLRQLCRQWLQPELNTKEQILELLVMEQFLIILPPEIQARVRHRCPESSKEIVTLVEDFNRASKKPKQWVAVCVQGQKMLLERTGAQLGDQELPEFQPQIPTRDLKESFPEDSSQEVSHDMPSPHHWEKSSVLQEPALKPTGTEDSGMKSDNKENPQPEGAKGTKPGAVSASRSKGNSVQSPEPRGANLSEAHLSGRQVSPSNAQKPFAPYKRHRRELEYSNPIKSHPLRELKKSKGGRRTLSSRLQRLTHQPTYTPKKPYKCDDCGKSFTWNSELKRHKRVHTGERPYTCGECGNCFGRQSTLKLHQRIHTGEKPYQCGQCGKSFRQSSNLHQHHRLHHRD, translated from the exons atggcAGCTAAAATGGAAATAACTTTGAGCTCCAACACTCAGGCTTCCTCCAAGCAAGAGCGACACATCATAACAAAGCTAGAAGACAAGCCGGTGCCTAGTCAGCAAAAAATCTACCTGGATCCTGAGCTCTCCCGCCAGAGCTTCCGACGGTTCCGTTATCAAGAGGTGTCTGGACCCCAAGAGGCACTTTCCCAGCTGCGACAGCTCTGTCGGCAGTGGCTCCAGCCAGAGCTGAACACCAAGGAACAGATTTTGGAGCTCCTGGTGATGGAGCAGTTCCTAATCATCTTGCCCCCTGAGATCCAGGCTCGGGTCCGGCATCGATGTCCAGAAAGCAGCAAGGAGATCGTGACCCTGGTGGAGGATTTTAACAGAGcatccaaaaaaccaaaacagtgg GTGGCTGTCTGTGTTCAGGGGCAGAAGATGCTCTTGGAAAGAACTGGAGCTCAGCTTGGTGATCAGGAACTGCCAGAATTTCAACCACAAATTCCTACAAGAGATCTCAAGGAGAGCTTTCCAGAGGATTCTTCCCAGGAAGTATCTCATGACATGCCTAGCCCCCATCATTGGGAGAAATCCTCAGTCCTCCAAGAGCCAGCCCTCAAACCAACTGGGACAG AGGACTCTGGGATGAAAAGTGACAACAAGGAGAACCCACAACCAGAGGGGGCTAAAGGAACGAAGCCAGGCGCAGTGTCAGCCAGCAGATCCAAAGGGAATAGTGTGCAGAGCCCGGAACCAAGAGGGGCAAACCTGAGTGAAGCCCACTTGTCTGGGAGGCAGGTCAGTCCCTCGAATGCTCAGAAGCCATTTGCTCCCTACAAGCGACATCGCAGGGAACTGGAATACAGCAACCCCATCAAAAGCCACCCACTGAGGGAGctgaagaaaagcaaaggaggcAGAAGAACCCTGAGTAGCCGTTTGCAGCGTCTCACTCACCAGCCAACCTACACGCCGAAAAAACCTTACAAATGTGACGACTGTGGGAAAAGCTTCACGTGGAATTCAGAGCTGAAACGACACAAGAGAGTGCACACAGGAGAGAGGCCCTACACCTGCGGGGAGTGTGGGAACTGCTTCGGGCGGCAGTCAACCCTGAAACTACACCAGAGGATCCACACCGGGGAGAAGCCTTACCAATGTGGCCAGTGTGGGAAAAGCTTTCGCCAAAGCTCAAACCTCCACCAGCACCACAGGCTCCACCACAGGGACTGA
- the LOC125340297 gene encoding olfactory receptor 15, with amino-acid sequence MEGGSNGSSESFILLGISDHPRLEKIFFIVILSSYLLTLMGNSTIILLSRLDARLHTPMYFFLSNLSSVDLAFTTSSVPQMLINLWGPDKTITYGGCVIQLYVFLWLGATECILLVVMSFDRYVAICRPLHYLTIMSPWLCWLLAAFCWLGGLGNSVTQSTLTLQLPFCGHRKVDGFLCEVPAMIKLACGDTRLNEAVLNGVCTFFTAVPLSIILISYCFIARAVLKIRSAEGQWKAFNTCLSHLMVVFLFYGSAIYGYLLPAKSSSQDQGKFISLFYTVITPMVNPLIYTLRNKEVKGALRRLLGRGRESG; translated from the coding sequence ATGGAAGGGGGCAGCAATGGCTCCTCAGAGAGCTTCATTCTGCTGGGTATATCTGACCACCCCCGGCTGGAGAAGATCTTTTTCATAGTCATCCTCTCCTCTTACTTGCTGACTCTCATGGGGAACTCAACCATCATCCTGCTGTCCCGCCTTGATGCTCGACTCCAcacacccatgtacttcttcctcagtaACCTCTCCTCCGTAGACCTTGCCTTTACCACCAGCTCAGTCCCCCAAATGCTGATCAATTTATGGGGGCCAGACAAGACCATCACCTATGGTGGCTGTGTGATACAACTCTATGTGTTCCTTTGGTTGGGGGCTACTGAGTGCATCCTGCTCGTGGTGATGTCATTTGACCGCTATGTGGCAATCTGTCGGCCTCTGCATTATCTGACAATCATGAGTCCTTGGTTGTGCTGGCTTCTggctgccttttgctggttgggAGGCTTGGGCAACTCTGTGACACAGTCAACACTCACTCTACAGCTTCCATTTTGTGGGCATCGGAAGGTGGATGGCTTTCTGTGTGAGGTGCCTGCCATGATCAAACTGGCCTGTGGAGACACAAGACTCAATGAGGCTGTGCTCAATGGTGTCTGTACCTTCTTCACAGCCGTCCCACTGAGCATCATCCTCATCTCCTACTGCTTCATTGCTCGGGCAGTGCTGAAGATCCGCTCTGCAGAGGGACAGTGGAAAGCCTTCAATACATGCCTCTCCCATTTGATGGTTGTGTTCCTTTTCTATGGCTCAGCCATCTATGGTTATCTGCTTCCAGCTAAGAGCAGCAGCCAGGATCAGGGCAaattcatttccctcttctacacTGTGATTACCCCCATGGTAAATCCTCTCATCTACACCTTACGAAACAAGGAGGTGAAGGGAGCACTGAgaaggctgctggggagaggaagagaatctGGCTGA
- the LOC125340298 gene encoding olfactory receptor 15-like, with protein MEGGSNGSSESFILLGISDHPQLEKIFFIVILSSYLLTLMGNSTIILLSGLDARLHTPMYFFLSNLSSVDLAFTTSSVPQMLINLWGPDKTITYGGCVTQLYVFLWLGATEGILLLVMSFDRYVAICRPLHYLTIMSPWLCWLLAAFCWLGGLGNSVTQSTLTLQLPFCGHRRVNGFLCEVPAMMKLACGDTRLNEAVLNGVCTFFTVVPLSTILISYCFIARAVLKIRSAEGQWKAFNTCLSHLMVVFLFYGSAIYVYLLPAKSSSQDQGKFITLFYGVLAPMVNPLIYTLRNKEVKGALRRLLGRGRESG; from the coding sequence ATGGAAGGGGGCAGCAATGGCTCCTCAGAGAGCTTCATTCTGCTGGGTATATCTGACCACCCCCAGCTGGAGAAGATCTTTTTCATAGTCATCCTCTCCTCTTACTTGCTGACTCTCATGGGGAACTCAACCATCATCCTGCTGTCCGGCCTTGATGCTCGACTCCAcacacccatgtacttcttcctcagtaACCTCTCCTCCGTAGACCTTGCCTTTACCACCAGCTCAGTCCCCCAAATGCTGATCAATTTATGGGGGCCAGACAAGACCATCACCTATGGTGGCTGTGTGACACAACTCTATGTGTTCCTTTGGTTGGGGGCTACTGAGGGCATCCTGCTTTTGGTGATGTCATTTGACCGCTATGTGGCAATCTGTCGGCCTCTGCACTATCTGACAATCATGAGTCCTTGGCTGTGCTGGCTTCTggctgccttttgctggttgggAGGCTTGGGCAACTCTGTGACACAGTCAACACTCACTCTACAGCTTCCATTTTGTGGACATCGGAGGGTGAATGGCTTTCTGTGTGAGGTGCCTGCTATGATGAAACTGGCCTGTGGAGACACAAGACTCAATGAAGCTGTGCTCAATGGTGTCTGTACCTTCTTCACAGTCGTCCCACTGAGCACCATCCTCATCTCCTACTGCTTCATTGCCCGGGCAGTGCTGAAGATCCGCTCTGCAGAGGGACAGTGGAAAGCCTTCAATACATGCCTCTCCCATTTGATGGTCGTGTTCCTCTTCTATGGCTCAGCCATCTATGTTTATCTGCTTCCAGCTAAGAGCAGCAGCCAGGATCAGGGCAAATTCATTACCCTCTTCTACGGTGTGCTTGCCCCCATGGTAAATCCTCTCATCTACACCTTACGAAACAAGGAGGTGAAGGGAGCACTGAgaaggctgctggggagaggaagagaatctGGCTGA